From one Polyodon spathula isolate WHYD16114869_AA unplaced genomic scaffold, ASM1765450v1 scaffolds_633, whole genome shotgun sequence genomic stretch:
- the LOC121308309 gene encoding keratinocyte differentiation factor 1-like — MPGNSAGTPQKPTSRAQRNTPVRDVQPKRLGVSSDSNLSLEVLGDLTPELPKLSKARKLRKAQHRDANGKEMEIIGFIPGTADSPPRATTCGSCAAETWERCKDLICCMVTCGQYKADSSFYIPCVSRSESCTDDVKTPEPKRQNGISVSNPTCGVPMEANPKKPLNHSFNYADVKFKGVPVYVDGSVSQKQSVPSSRPSLRSRRSSAEKLPGGDPSNRGSDEYYSIEYSEEDPDELNRSGADIDSLITQKLLELYSLHQIDQLAKCTSDSAFFKRTSEITELINDITSIYNLDEEDAECRLVHGVIRISTRKPKRPDPHKSDSESKSEERRRRDGNHLPDSGNDTMIESSLISQDNLEVKISEETSSDKIARNMRFQSTQVSGSPTANYSSLPETETNSSGAPLLKTLLRTSVS; from the exons ATGCCTGGGAACAGTGCAGGGACGCCTCAAAAACCGACCAGCAGAGCCCAGAGGAACACCCCAGTGAGAGATGTGCAACCGAAGAGATTGGGCGTCTCCAGTGACAGTAATTTAAGCCTTGAGGTCCTCGGGGATTTGACCCCAGAACTGCCCAAGTTGTCCAAGGCACGTAAATTGAGAAAAGCACAGCATCGGGATGCCAACGGGAAAGAAATGGAGATTATCGGTTTCATCCCTGGCACTGCAGATAGTCCACCAAGGGCCACCACCTGTGGGTCGTGTGCTGCTGAAACTTGGGAACGATGCAAAGACCTGATCTGCTGCATGGTCACCTGCGGGCAATACAAGGCAGACTCTAGCTTTTACATCCCCTGCGTGTCCCGCTCGGAGTCCTGCACGGACGACGTGAAGACCCCCGAGCCCAAACGACAGAACGGCATCTCGGTCTCGAATCCCACCTGCGGGGTCCCCATGGAGGCGAATCCAAAGAAACCCCTTAACCACAGCTTCAACTACGCCGACGTCAAGTTTAAAGGGGTCCCGGTCTACGTCGATGGCTCAGTCAGCCAGAAACAGAGCGTCCCGTCCTCGCGACCTTCGCTGAGATCAAGGAGAAGCAGTGCGGAGAAGCTGCCAGGGGGCGACCCCAGCAACCGGGGCTCGGACGAATACTACTCCATCGAATACTCTGAGGAGGATCCAGACGAACTCAACAGGTCCGGCGCCGACATAGACTCTCTCATCACCCAGAAGCTGCTGGAGCTTTACAGCTTGCACCAGATTGACCAGCTGGCCAAGTGCACCTCGGACTCGGCCTTCTTCAAGAGGACCAGCGAGATCACAGAGCTCATCAACGACATCACCAGCATCTACAACCTGGATGAGGAGGACGCGGAGTGTCGGCTGGTCCACGGGGTCATTCGCATCAGCACCAGGAAGCCCAAGAGACCGGACCCTCACAAATCCGATTCCGAGAGCAAAAGCGAAGAGCGCAGGAGACGGGACGGCAACCACCTGCCGGACAGCGGAAACGATACAATGATAGAGTCCTCCTTGATCAGCCAGGACA ATCTTGAGGTTAAAATTTCAGAGGAGACAAGTTCGGACAAAATTGCGCGGAACATGAGGTTCCAGAGCACACAAG TTTCAGGGTCTCCAACAGCGAACTACAGCTCTCTCCCAGAAACTGAAACCAACTCATCAGGGGCTCCATTGCTCAAAACCCTCCTGAGGACATCGGTGTCCTGA
- the tpbga gene encoding trophoblast glycoprotein a gives MHTFAVRGVAFVVLFSVFPPGLSDSCPSSCECSEAARTVKCIFKDMAEIPAGIPAYTRNLYLTGNSISRVGPASFRGLDDVTKLSLSHNRITVIESQAFAALHNLRVLDLSNNGLSVIHPDSFNSENNSIRDLNLSRALYNHSAIGDLAAAMCRGGFRNLRKLDLSENEIVYLPNGIFSSLTALRHLDLRNNSLVVIKNSTFSGLDLEALDLRLNAIQTFRADSLRELDRMERVEIQLRDNPFVCNCGIEDFADWLNATAKVVDADRLVCFLPKELYNTSLLAALDLELGCHHSESGEIALQTSYAFLSVVLGFVGVIFLFVLYLNRKGIKKWANEVRDACREIMEGYHYRYEIESDPRLGQLSTSDL, from the exons atgcacactTTTGCAGTTAGAGGCGTTGCATTCGTGGTATTGTTTAGTGTGTTTCCACCGGGCTTGTCAGACTCCTGCCCCTCGTCTTGCGAGTGCTCCGAAGCTGCCCGGACTGTGAAGTGTATCTTTAAGGATATGGCTGAGATCCCGGCGGGTATCCCGGCTTACACGAGAAACCTCTACCTCACGGGCAACAGCATCAGTCGAGTTGGACCGGCGTCATTTAGAGGGCTGGATGATGTCACCAAACTTTCATTAAGCCATAACAG aattactgTGATAGAGTCCCAGGCATTTGCTGCCCTGCACAACCTCCGTGTTTTAGATCTGAGTAACAACGGTCTCTCCGTCATACACCCAGATTCCTTCAACTCGGAGAACAACTCTATTCGCGATCTCAACCTCAGCCGCGCTCTTTACAACCATTCTGCAATCGGCGACCTGGCGGCGGCAATGTGCCGAGGTGGCTTCAGGAACCTGCGCAAACTGGATCTATCGGAGAATGAGATCGTCTACCTCCCGAATGGTATCTTCTCCTCCCTGACGGCCTTGAGGCACCTGGACCTGAGAAACAATTCCCTAGTGGTCATCAAGAACTCTACCTTCAGTGGCCTCGACCTGGAAGCACTGGACTTGAGACTCAACGCCATTCAGACGTTCAGAGCGGACAGCCTGAGAGAGCTCGATAGAATGGAGAGGGTGGAGATCCAGCTGAGGGACAACCCGTTTGTCTGCAACTGTGGCATCGAAGACTTTGCCGACTGGCTGAACGCTACTGCAAAAGTGGTGGATGCAGACAGGCTGGTGTGTTTTCTTCCGAAAGAACTGTACAACACCTCGCTGCTggctgcgctggacctggagctcGGGTGCCACCACAGCGAGAGCGGAGAGATCGCCCTGCAGACCTCGTACGCGTTCCTCAGCGTCGTTCTCGGCTTCGTGGGCGTCATCTTCTTGTTTGTGCTCTACCTGAATAGGAAAGGTATCAAAAAGTGGGCCAATGAAGTTCGCGATGCCTGCCGGGAAATAATGGAAGGCTACCACTACAGATACGAGATCGAGTCCGACCCCAGGTTAGGCCAGTTATCCACCTCGGATTTGTGA
- the LOC121308292 gene encoding nuclear receptor subfamily 0 group B member 2-like has product MACFEELYNGCRCASNGEQQPNAILYNILSQKENRKSNSNYHSYSVSQRNCHCEVRRSVCLKTPVQTCQVASDVLVRTVSFMKNLPSFQQLPGKDQLSLLQSGWAPLFILGLAQEGVSFEVTDSPAPSMLKRILLNGQREDSDRAHPTLAGVQRLKSCLNKFWSLDLSPKEYAYLKGAMLFNPDVPGLRSSLFIESLQQEAQRALREILVPLHPEDRGRFARILLTASTLKTIPPALITELFFRPVIGQADLLELLAEMLLAK; this is encoded by the exons ATGGCTTGCTTTGAGGAATTATACAACGGCTGCCGATGCGCCAGTAATGGGGAGCAGCAGCCAAATGCCATCCTTTACAACATCCTGAGCCAGAAGGAGAATCGCAAGAGCAACAGCAACTACCACAGCTACAGCGTATCGCAGCGCAACTGCCACTGCGAGGTCCGGAGGTCAGTCTGCCTGAAGACCCCCGTCCAGACCTGTCAAGTGGCCTCTGACGTCCTGGTGAGGACCGTCAGCTTCATGAAGAACCTCCCCTCTTTCCAGCAGCTCCCCGGCAAGGACCAGCTGTCCCTGCTCCAGAGCGGCTGGGCCCCCCTCTTCATCCTGGGCCTGGCCCAGGAAGGGGTGAGCTTCGAGGTGACCGACTCGCCAGCCCCCAGCATGCTGAAGAGGATCCTCCTCAACGGGCAGAGGGAGGATTCGGACAGGGCGCACCCCACGCTGGCTGGAGTGCAGAGACTCAAATCCTGCCTTAATAAGTTCTGGAGCCTGGATCTCAGTCCTAAAGAATACGCATATCTGAAAGGAGCCATGCTCTTCAATCCTG ACGTCCCTGGGCTCCGGAGCTCGTTGTTTATCGAGAGCCTGCAGCAGGAAGCCCAGCGAGCCCTTCGCGAGATCCTGGTGCCTCTTCACCCCGAAGACAGGGGGCGCTTTGCTCGCATCCTGCTTACCGCCTCCACCCTGAAGACTATCCCTCCAGCCCTCATCACCGAGCTGTTTTTCAGACCCGTCATCGGCCAGGCGGACTTACTTGAGCTGCTGGCGGAAATGCTCCTCGCTAAATAA